One Mya arenaria isolate MELC-2E11 chromosome 7, ASM2691426v1 genomic window carries:
- the LOC128241686 gene encoding interferon-induced protein 44-like isoform X1, whose protein sequence is MGKRSSKHTTKQREAISIKDEAAAPEPLKPWRELCDSDNKKAEDKLRSNIKQNNSTDFKITLVGNSGAGKSSFINSAFSISRRRIADVVRVKGEAVSGIGTFSFDGERAGPDDLFPSVVFLDTMGFSRSDGNKCNGISEEDLKRVCNGEIRIGHKFNVDSAKATTNKYRPNCVIFVVSAEIFLHDFNSTNIVLKEKMGSLYHCVPIDIPRIAVLTKCDNICNDTAKDASNIFKSRIVERVVKKAATTLGLQENKVFPIVNYTKEVELKTTMNVPILYAVQFALNFARDNARSQLPDED, encoded by the exons ATGGGAAAAAGAAGCTCCAAAC ataCAACGAAGCAGAGAGAGGCGATTTCGATAAAAGATGAAG CAGCTGCACCAGAACCGCTTAAACCATGGCGAGAATTGTGTGATAGCGATAATAAGAAG GCTGAGGATAAACTGAGGagcaacataaaacaaaacaacagtaCGGATTTCAAAATTACTCTTGTTGGTAATTCTGGAGCTGGAAAATCAAGTTTCATCAACTCAGCATTTTCCATTTCACGTAGAAGGATAGCCGACGTAGTCCGCGTTAAAGGCGAGGCTGTATCCGGAATTGGGACATTTTCG TTTGATGGCGAAAGAGCCGGCCCCGACGACCTGTTTCCATCGGTTGTCTTTCTTGATACGATGGGGTTCTCTCGATCTGATGGAAATAAATGTAATGGTATTTCAGAGGAAGACCTGAAACGTGTCTGCAACGGCGAAATAAGAATTGGACACaag TTCAACGTAGATAGTGCCAAAGCGACAACCAACAAGTACAGACCCAATTGTGTGATATTCGTTGTCAGCGCCGAAATTTTCCTGCATGATTTTAACTCGACAAATATagtgttgaaagaaaaaatgggGTCATTGTATCATTGCGTACCGAtcg ATATTCCAAGGATTGCAGTTCTTACCAAATGTGATAACATATGCAATGATACAGCCAAAGACGCTTCGAATATCTTTAAAAGTCGGATCGTCGAACGGGTCGTGAAAAAAGCAGCTACAACGCTTGGCCTTCAGGAAAACAAAGTATTTCCTATCGTGAATTACACGAAAGAAGTTGAATTGAAAACCACAATGAATGTGCCGATATTGTACGCAGTTCAGTTCGCCCTCAATTTTGCAAGGGACAACGCAAGAAGTCAGTTACCCGACGAAGATTAA
- the LOC128241686 gene encoding interferon-induced protein 44-like isoform X6: MGKRSSKPAPEPLKPWRELCDSDNKKAEDKLRSNIKQNNSTDFKITLVGNSGAGKSSFINSAFSISRRRIADVVRVKGEAVSGIGTFSFDGERAGPDDLFPSVVFLDTMGFSRSDGNKCNGISEEDLKRVCNGEIRIGHKFNVDSAKATTNKYRPNCVIFVVSAEIFLHDFNSTNIVLKEKMGSLYHCVPIDIPRIAVLTKCDNICNDTAKDASNIFKSRIVERVVKKAATTLGLQENKVFPIVNYTKEVELKTTMNVPILYAVQFALNFARDNARSQLPDED, from the exons ATGGGAAAAAGAAGCTCCAAAC CTGCACCAGAACCGCTTAAACCATGGCGAGAATTGTGTGATAGCGATAATAAGAAG GCTGAGGATAAACTGAGGagcaacataaaacaaaacaacagtaCGGATTTCAAAATTACTCTTGTTGGTAATTCTGGAGCTGGAAAATCAAGTTTCATCAACTCAGCATTTTCCATTTCACGTAGAAGGATAGCCGACGTAGTCCGCGTTAAAGGCGAGGCTGTATCCGGAATTGGGACATTTTCG TTTGATGGCGAAAGAGCCGGCCCCGACGACCTGTTTCCATCGGTTGTCTTTCTTGATACGATGGGGTTCTCTCGATCTGATGGAAATAAATGTAATGGTATTTCAGAGGAAGACCTGAAACGTGTCTGCAACGGCGAAATAAGAATTGGACACaag TTCAACGTAGATAGTGCCAAAGCGACAACCAACAAGTACAGACCCAATTGTGTGATATTCGTTGTCAGCGCCGAAATTTTCCTGCATGATTTTAACTCGACAAATATagtgttgaaagaaaaaatgggGTCATTGTATCATTGCGTACCGAtcg ATATTCCAAGGATTGCAGTTCTTACCAAATGTGATAACATATGCAATGATACAGCCAAAGACGCTTCGAATATCTTTAAAAGTCGGATCGTCGAACGGGTCGTGAAAAAAGCAGCTACAACGCTTGGCCTTCAGGAAAACAAAGTATTTCCTATCGTGAATTACACGAAAGAAGTTGAATTGAAAACCACAATGAATGTGCCGATATTGTACGCAGTTCAGTTCGCCCTCAATTTTGCAAGGGACAACGCAAGAAGTCAGTTACCCGACGAAGATTAA
- the LOC128241686 gene encoding interferon-induced protein 44-like isoform X5 — MGKRSSKPAAPEPLKPWRELCDSDNKKAEDKLRSNIKQNNSTDFKITLVGNSGAGKSSFINSAFSISRRRIADVVRVKGEAVSGIGTFSFDGERAGPDDLFPSVVFLDTMGFSRSDGNKCNGISEEDLKRVCNGEIRIGHKFNVDSAKATTNKYRPNCVIFVVSAEIFLHDFNSTNIVLKEKMGSLYHCVPIDIPRIAVLTKCDNICNDTAKDASNIFKSRIVERVVKKAATTLGLQENKVFPIVNYTKEVELKTTMNVPILYAVQFALNFARDNARSQLPDED, encoded by the exons ATGGGAAAAAGAAGCTCCAAAC CAGCTGCACCAGAACCGCTTAAACCATGGCGAGAATTGTGTGATAGCGATAATAAGAAG GCTGAGGATAAACTGAGGagcaacataaaacaaaacaacagtaCGGATTTCAAAATTACTCTTGTTGGTAATTCTGGAGCTGGAAAATCAAGTTTCATCAACTCAGCATTTTCCATTTCACGTAGAAGGATAGCCGACGTAGTCCGCGTTAAAGGCGAGGCTGTATCCGGAATTGGGACATTTTCG TTTGATGGCGAAAGAGCCGGCCCCGACGACCTGTTTCCATCGGTTGTCTTTCTTGATACGATGGGGTTCTCTCGATCTGATGGAAATAAATGTAATGGTATTTCAGAGGAAGACCTGAAACGTGTCTGCAACGGCGAAATAAGAATTGGACACaag TTCAACGTAGATAGTGCCAAAGCGACAACCAACAAGTACAGACCCAATTGTGTGATATTCGTTGTCAGCGCCGAAATTTTCCTGCATGATTTTAACTCGACAAATATagtgttgaaagaaaaaatgggGTCATTGTATCATTGCGTACCGAtcg ATATTCCAAGGATTGCAGTTCTTACCAAATGTGATAACATATGCAATGATACAGCCAAAGACGCTTCGAATATCTTTAAAAGTCGGATCGTCGAACGGGTCGTGAAAAAAGCAGCTACAACGCTTGGCCTTCAGGAAAACAAAGTATTTCCTATCGTGAATTACACGAAAGAAGTTGAATTGAAAACCACAATGAATGTGCCGATATTGTACGCAGTTCAGTTCGCCCTCAATTTTGCAAGGGACAACGCAAGAAGTCAGTTACCCGACGAAGATTAA
- the LOC128241686 gene encoding interferon-induced protein 44-like isoform X4 encodes MESVVSKVNSAPEPLKPWRELCDSDNKKAEDKLRSNIKQNNSTDFKITLVGNSGAGKSSFINSAFSISRRRIADVVRVKGEAVSGIGTFSFDGERAGPDDLFPSVVFLDTMGFSRSDGNKCNGISEEDLKRVCNGEIRIGHKFNVDSAKATTNKYRPNCVIFVVSAEIFLHDFNSTNIVLKEKMGSLYHCVPIDIPRIAVLTKCDNICNDTAKDASNIFKSRIVERVVKKAATTLGLQENKVFPIVNYTKEVELKTTMNVPILYAVQFALNFARDNARSQLPDED; translated from the exons ATGGAGTCAGTAGTATCAAAAGTCAACT CTGCACCAGAACCGCTTAAACCATGGCGAGAATTGTGTGATAGCGATAATAAGAAG GCTGAGGATAAACTGAGGagcaacataaaacaaaacaacagtaCGGATTTCAAAATTACTCTTGTTGGTAATTCTGGAGCTGGAAAATCAAGTTTCATCAACTCAGCATTTTCCATTTCACGTAGAAGGATAGCCGACGTAGTCCGCGTTAAAGGCGAGGCTGTATCCGGAATTGGGACATTTTCG TTTGATGGCGAAAGAGCCGGCCCCGACGACCTGTTTCCATCGGTTGTCTTTCTTGATACGATGGGGTTCTCTCGATCTGATGGAAATAAATGTAATGGTATTTCAGAGGAAGACCTGAAACGTGTCTGCAACGGCGAAATAAGAATTGGACACaag TTCAACGTAGATAGTGCCAAAGCGACAACCAACAAGTACAGACCCAATTGTGTGATATTCGTTGTCAGCGCCGAAATTTTCCTGCATGATTTTAACTCGACAAATATagtgttgaaagaaaaaatgggGTCATTGTATCATTGCGTACCGAtcg ATATTCCAAGGATTGCAGTTCTTACCAAATGTGATAACATATGCAATGATACAGCCAAAGACGCTTCGAATATCTTTAAAAGTCGGATCGTCGAACGGGTCGTGAAAAAAGCAGCTACAACGCTTGGCCTTCAGGAAAACAAAGTATTTCCTATCGTGAATTACACGAAAGAAGTTGAATTGAAAACCACAATGAATGTGCCGATATTGTACGCAGTTCAGTTCGCCCTCAATTTTGCAAGGGACAACGCAAGAAGTCAGTTACCCGACGAAGATTAA
- the LOC128241686 gene encoding interferon-induced protein 44-like isoform X3: MESVVSKVNSAAPEPLKPWRELCDSDNKKAEDKLRSNIKQNNSTDFKITLVGNSGAGKSSFINSAFSISRRRIADVVRVKGEAVSGIGTFSFDGERAGPDDLFPSVVFLDTMGFSRSDGNKCNGISEEDLKRVCNGEIRIGHKFNVDSAKATTNKYRPNCVIFVVSAEIFLHDFNSTNIVLKEKMGSLYHCVPIDIPRIAVLTKCDNICNDTAKDASNIFKSRIVERVVKKAATTLGLQENKVFPIVNYTKEVELKTTMNVPILYAVQFALNFARDNARSQLPDED, from the exons ATGGAGTCAGTAGTATCAAAAGTCAACT CAGCTGCACCAGAACCGCTTAAACCATGGCGAGAATTGTGTGATAGCGATAATAAGAAG GCTGAGGATAAACTGAGGagcaacataaaacaaaacaacagtaCGGATTTCAAAATTACTCTTGTTGGTAATTCTGGAGCTGGAAAATCAAGTTTCATCAACTCAGCATTTTCCATTTCACGTAGAAGGATAGCCGACGTAGTCCGCGTTAAAGGCGAGGCTGTATCCGGAATTGGGACATTTTCG TTTGATGGCGAAAGAGCCGGCCCCGACGACCTGTTTCCATCGGTTGTCTTTCTTGATACGATGGGGTTCTCTCGATCTGATGGAAATAAATGTAATGGTATTTCAGAGGAAGACCTGAAACGTGTCTGCAACGGCGAAATAAGAATTGGACACaag TTCAACGTAGATAGTGCCAAAGCGACAACCAACAAGTACAGACCCAATTGTGTGATATTCGTTGTCAGCGCCGAAATTTTCCTGCATGATTTTAACTCGACAAATATagtgttgaaagaaaaaatgggGTCATTGTATCATTGCGTACCGAtcg ATATTCCAAGGATTGCAGTTCTTACCAAATGTGATAACATATGCAATGATACAGCCAAAGACGCTTCGAATATCTTTAAAAGTCGGATCGTCGAACGGGTCGTGAAAAAAGCAGCTACAACGCTTGGCCTTCAGGAAAACAAAGTATTTCCTATCGTGAATTACACGAAAGAAGTTGAATTGAAAACCACAATGAATGTGCCGATATTGTACGCAGTTCAGTTCGCCCTCAATTTTGCAAGGGACAACGCAAGAAGTCAGTTACCCGACGAAGATTAA
- the LOC128241686 gene encoding interferon-induced protein 44-like isoform X2, translating to MGASDITARELAAAPEPLKPWRELCDSDNKKAEDKLRSNIKQNNSTDFKITLVGNSGAGKSSFINSAFSISRRRIADVVRVKGEAVSGIGTFSFDGERAGPDDLFPSVVFLDTMGFSRSDGNKCNGISEEDLKRVCNGEIRIGHKFNVDSAKATTNKYRPNCVIFVVSAEIFLHDFNSTNIVLKEKMGSLYHCVPIDIPRIAVLTKCDNICNDTAKDASNIFKSRIVERVVKKAATTLGLQENKVFPIVNYTKEVELKTTMNVPILYAVQFALNFARDNARSQLPDED from the exons ATGGGCGCTTCTGACATTACTGCCCGTGAATTAGCAG CTGCACCAGAACCGCTTAAACCATGGCGAGAATTGTGTGATAGCGATAATAAGAAG GCTGAGGATAAACTGAGGagcaacataaaacaaaacaacagtaCGGATTTCAAAATTACTCTTGTTGGTAATTCTGGAGCTGGAAAATCAAGTTTCATCAACTCAGCATTTTCCATTTCACGTAGAAGGATAGCCGACGTAGTCCGCGTTAAAGGCGAGGCTGTATCCGGAATTGGGACATTTTCG TTTGATGGCGAAAGAGCCGGCCCCGACGACCTGTTTCCATCGGTTGTCTTTCTTGATACGATGGGGTTCTCTCGATCTGATGGAAATAAATGTAATGGTATTTCAGAGGAAGACCTGAAACGTGTCTGCAACGGCGAAATAAGAATTGGACACaag TTCAACGTAGATAGTGCCAAAGCGACAACCAACAAGTACAGACCCAATTGTGTGATATTCGTTGTCAGCGCCGAAATTTTCCTGCATGATTTTAACTCGACAAATATagtgttgaaagaaaaaatgggGTCATTGTATCATTGCGTACCGAtcg ATATTCCAAGGATTGCAGTTCTTACCAAATGTGATAACATATGCAATGATACAGCCAAAGACGCTTCGAATATCTTTAAAAGTCGGATCGTCGAACGGGTCGTGAAAAAAGCAGCTACAACGCTTGGCCTTCAGGAAAACAAAGTATTTCCTATCGTGAATTACACGAAAGAAGTTGAATTGAAAACCACAATGAATGTGCCGATATTGTACGCAGTTCAGTTCGCCCTCAATTTTGCAAGGGACAACGCAAGAAGTCAGTTACCCGACGAAGATTAA
- the LOC128241686 gene encoding uncharacterized protein LOC128241686 isoform X7: MGKRSSKHTTKQREAISIKDEAAAPEPLKPWRELCDSDNKKAEDKLRSNIKQNNSTDFKITLVGNSGAGKSSFINSAFSISRRRIADVVRVKGEAVSGIGTFSFDGERAGPDDLFPSVVFLDTMGFSRSDGNKCNGISEEDLKRVCNGEIRIGHKIFQGLQFLPNVITYAMIQPKTLRISLKVGSSNGS, encoded by the exons ATGGGAAAAAGAAGCTCCAAAC ataCAACGAAGCAGAGAGAGGCGATTTCGATAAAAGATGAAG CAGCTGCACCAGAACCGCTTAAACCATGGCGAGAATTGTGTGATAGCGATAATAAGAAG GCTGAGGATAAACTGAGGagcaacataaaacaaaacaacagtaCGGATTTCAAAATTACTCTTGTTGGTAATTCTGGAGCTGGAAAATCAAGTTTCATCAACTCAGCATTTTCCATTTCACGTAGAAGGATAGCCGACGTAGTCCGCGTTAAAGGCGAGGCTGTATCCGGAATTGGGACATTTTCG TTTGATGGCGAAAGAGCCGGCCCCGACGACCTGTTTCCATCGGTTGTCTTTCTTGATACGATGGGGTTCTCTCGATCTGATGGAAATAAATGTAATGGTATTTCAGAGGAAGACCTGAAACGTGTCTGCAACGGCGAAATAAGAATTGGACACaag ATATTCCAAGGATTGCAGTTCTTACCAAATGTGATAACATATGCAATGATACAGCCAAAGACGCTTCGAATATCTTTAAAAGTCGGATCGTCGAACGGGTCGTGA